The Beijerinckiaceae bacterium genome has a window encoding:
- a CDS encoding nitrate ABC transporter substrate-binding protein translates to MRGFTLKQFIALFFAALCLAAVPAIALDKVTFATNWRAEAEHGGFYQAKADGTYAKYGLDVTILQGGPLANNRLLLAAGKIEFHLGANLIQSFDAVAQNIPIVAVAAMFQKDPFILMSHPGVGLDRMEDLPKATAFIGKDAFVSVYQWLKLAYGFRDENVKPYTFNSAPFIADGHSIEEGYATSEPFAIERQGKFKPNVFLAADYGYDSYSTTIETRRDLIENNPDLVQRFVDASIIGWYHYIYGDPQAANALIKRDNPDISDDQLAYSLAQLKERGIVDSGDSLKLGIGAMADSRIKSFFDKMVQAGLFKPTLDYTRAYTLRFIDKGVGLDLRPRP, encoded by the coding sequence TTGAGAGGATTCACCTTGAAACAATTTATCGCCCTCTTCTTCGCGGCGCTCTGTCTTGCCGCCGTCCCAGCCATCGCCCTCGACAAAGTCACCTTTGCGACCAACTGGCGCGCCGAAGCCGAGCATGGCGGCTTCTATCAGGCCAAGGCCGACGGCACTTACGCCAAATACGGCCTCGACGTCACGATCCTGCAAGGCGGTCCGCTCGCCAACAACCGGCTTTTGCTCGCGGCGGGAAAAATCGAATTCCACCTCGGCGCCAATCTCATTCAGTCCTTTGACGCGGTCGCCCAGAATATTCCGATCGTGGCGGTGGCCGCGATGTTCCAAAAAGACCCTTTCATTCTGATGTCGCACCCAGGCGTCGGCCTCGACCGCATGGAAGATCTGCCAAAGGCGACCGCTTTCATCGGCAAGGATGCCTTCGTCTCGGTCTATCAATGGCTGAAGCTCGCCTATGGTTTTAGAGATGAAAACGTCAAACCCTATACGTTCAATTCGGCGCCTTTCATCGCCGACGGCCATTCGATCGAAGAAGGCTATGCGACCTCCGAACCTTTTGCGATCGAGCGGCAGGGCAAGTTCAAACCAAATGTCTTCTTGGCCGCCGATTACGGCTATGATTCCTATTCGACGACGATTGAAACAAGGCGCGATCTCATCGAGAACAATCCCGATCTCGTCCAGCGTTTCGTCGACGCCTCGATCATCGGCTGGTATCATTACATCTACGGCGACCCCCAAGCTGCGAATGCCCTCATCAAGCGTGACAATCCCGATATCAGCGACGATCAGCTTGCCTATTCGCTCGCCCAGTTGAAAGAACGCGGCATTGTCGATTCCGGGGACTCTTTGAAACTTGGGATCGGCGCTATGGCGGACTCGCGAATCAAAAGCTTTTTCGACAAAATGGTGCAGGCTGGGCTGTTTAAGCCAACGCTCGATTACACTCGCGCCTATACTCTCCGCTTCATCGACAAGGGCGTCGGCCTGGATTTGCGGCCGAGGCCATGA
- a CDS encoding ABC transporter ATP-binding protein gives MASPLVSLRDIAKLYENGTLALDGLNLDVRAGEFLTLLGPSGCGKSTILRLIAGLDKASSGTLERGFPLDRASIGFVFQDATLMPWANVFDNVFLPLRLEGVSRHAAAPRVTEALAMVGLASTEKMFPRELSGGMRMRVSIARALVLRPLLLLLDEPFAALDEITRFKLNDDLLHLRSELGTTIVFVTHSVYESVYLSTRIAVMAARPGRIVEEIRIDTATPRGKNFRTSPTYAQMCAKASLALQSAMQEDQQT, from the coding sequence ATGGCCTCCCCGCTGGTCTCCTTGCGAGACATCGCCAAGCTCTATGAGAACGGAACGCTGGCGCTCGATGGCCTCAACCTCGACGTGCGCGCCGGCGAATTTCTGACCCTGCTCGGCCCCTCCGGCTGCGGCAAATCCACAATCTTGCGTCTCATTGCCGGCCTCGACAAAGCCTCGTCAGGCACGCTCGAACGGGGCTTCCCGCTCGACCGCGCCAGCATCGGCTTCGTATTTCAGGACGCGACCTTGATGCCCTGGGCCAATGTCTTCGACAATGTGTTTCTGCCGTTGCGTTTGGAGGGTGTATCGCGCCACGCGGCGGCACCCAGGGTCACCGAGGCATTGGCAATGGTGGGACTTGCGTCCACCGAAAAAATGTTCCCCCGCGAACTTTCGGGCGGCATGCGCATGCGCGTTTCGATTGCGCGCGCGCTCGTCCTGCGCCCTCTCTTGCTGTTGCTCGATGAACCCTTCGCGGCGCTTGACGAGATCACGCGCTTCAAGCTCAACGACGATCTCCTGCATTTGCGGAGCGAACTCGGCACCACCATCGTCTTCGTGACTCATTCGGTTTATGAGAGCGTCTATCTCTCGACAAGGATCGCGGTGATGGCCGCGCGGCCGGGCCGCATCGTCGAGGAAATCAGAATCGACACCGCCACGCCGCGTGGCAAAAATTTCCGGACAAGTCCGACCTATGCGCAGATGTGCGCGAAGGCTTCGCTCGCATTGCAAAGCGCGATGCAAGAGGATCAACAGACGTGA
- a CDS encoding ABC transporter ATP-binding protein: protein MTARQWIIRYGPPALVFAAVLTAWEAYVRALHVPPYILPSPWLVLETLVSDRAILVPALFVTLGTTFSALALAVIGGAGLAVFFAQWKWVERSFLPFAIVLQVTPIIAIAPLLLIYLEAPKAVLVCAFLVAFFPILSNTALGLASTDRNLVDLFALYRASRWQTLRYLRLPAALPYFLGGVRIGGGLALIGAIVAELAAGNAGQGAGLAFRIAEAGYRLNIPRMFAALTLISLTGIAIFVALAALSAVLLGRWHESATGAER from the coding sequence ATGACGGCGCGGCAATGGATTATACGCTACGGTCCCCCGGCCTTGGTTTTCGCGGCGGTCCTCACGGCTTGGGAGGCCTATGTTCGCGCCCTCCACGTGCCACCCTATATTTTGCCCTCCCCCTGGCTTGTGCTCGAAACGCTCGTGAGCGACAGGGCGATCCTCGTTCCGGCCCTGTTCGTGACCTTGGGGACGACCTTCAGCGCATTGGCCTTAGCCGTCATCGGCGGGGCGGGCCTTGCGGTTTTTTTCGCGCAATGGAAATGGGTGGAGCGTTCCTTCCTGCCCTTTGCAATCGTTTTGCAAGTCACGCCCATCATTGCCATCGCTCCCTTGCTGCTGATTTATCTCGAAGCGCCGAAAGCGGTGCTTGTCTGTGCCTTTCTCGTCGCCTTTTTTCCGATTCTGTCGAACACCGCTTTGGGCCTCGCTTCGACCGACCGCAATCTCGTCGATCTTTTCGCGCTTTACCGGGCGTCGCGATGGCAGACGCTGCGCTATTTGCGCCTGCCCGCGGCGCTCCCCTATTTTCTCGGGGGCGTTCGGATCGGTGGCGGCCTGGCGCTGATCGGAGCGATCGTCGCGGAACTCGCGGCGGGCAATGCCGGCCAGGGCGCGGGCCTCGCCTTCCGCATTGCCGAAGCCGGCTACCGGCTCAACATCCCGCGGATGTTTGCGGCGCTGACTTTGATCTCGCTGACGGGAATCGCAATTTTCGTGGCGTTGGCGGCCCTCTCGGCTGTCTTGCTTGGCCGCTGGCACGAAAGCGCGACCGGTGCCGAGCGGTAA
- a CDS encoding phosphomethylpyrimidine synthase ThiC: MNIQNKPQNLVPQSVTVGPLPGSKKIYHHPQGRPDIAVPFREITLDPAAHEPPVRVYDPSGPYTQDAITVDLSKGLPAIREPWLARREGLDAYSGRAVRPEDNGSVGLDRLVPPCPANRLPRKARDGALVTQYEFAKAGIITEEMIFAAARENLGREQMQEDAAVRLADGESFGASIPSFVTPEFVRDEIARGRAIIPANINHPELEPMIIGRNFLVKVNANIGNSAVTSSVAEEVEKMVWAIRWGADTVMDLSTGRNIHNIRDWIMRNSPVPIGTVPIYQALEKVDGDPVKLTWEVFRDTLIEQAEQGVDYFTIHAGVRLAYVPLTARRTTGIVSRGGSIMARWCLSHHKESFLYERFDEICDIMRAYDVSFSLGDGLRPGSIADANDRAQFAELETLGELTQIAWAKGCQVMIEGPGHVPMHKIKINMEKQLEECGEAPFYTLGPLTTDIAPGYDHITSGIGAAMIGWFGCAMLCYVTPKEHLGLPDRDDVKVGVITYRIAAHAGDLAKGHPAAQIRDDAVSRARFDFRWQDQFNLSLDPDTARLFHDETLPKDAHKTAHFCSMCGPQFCSMKITQDLRDEVAAMAEVEKGMAEKSAEFLEKGGKLYV, translated from the coding sequence ATGAATATTCAAAACAAGCCGCAAAATCTCGTTCCGCAAAGCGTCACGGTCGGCCCGCTGCCGGGCTCGAAGAAGATTTATCATCACCCGCAAGGCAGGCCCGACATTGCCGTGCCGTTCCGGGAAATCACCCTCGATCCAGCCGCGCATGAGCCGCCCGTCAGAGTCTACGACCCCTCCGGGCCTTATACGCAGGATGCGATCACAGTCGATCTCTCCAAAGGGCTCCCGGCCATTCGCGAGCCCTGGCTTGCCCGCCGTGAAGGGCTCGATGCTTATTCCGGGCGCGCCGTGCGGCCCGAAGATAATGGCAGTGTTGGCCTGGACCGTCTGGTCCCGCCCTGCCCCGCCAATAGATTGCCGCGCAAAGCCCGTGATGGCGCGCTCGTCACGCAATATGAATTTGCAAAAGCCGGGATCATCACCGAGGAAATGATTTTTGCCGCGGCGCGGGAAAATCTCGGCCGCGAACAGATGCAGGAAGATGCAGCAGTGCGTCTTGCCGACGGCGAGAGTTTTGGCGCTTCGATCCCTTCCTTCGTTACGCCCGAATTCGTCCGCGACGAAATCGCAAGGGGCCGGGCGATCATTCCCGCAAACATCAATCATCCGGAACTCGAGCCGATGATCATCGGCCGCAATTTTCTGGTGAAGGTCAACGCCAATATCGGCAATTCAGCGGTAACTTCGTCGGTTGCGGAGGAAGTCGAAAAAATGGTCTGGGCGATCCGCTGGGGCGCCGATACCGTCATGGATCTCTCGACCGGGCGCAACATCCACAATATCCGCGACTGGATCATGCGGAACTCGCCGGTTCCGATCGGAACGGTGCCGATTTATCAGGCGCTCGAAAAGGTCGACGGCGATCCGGTCAAGCTCACCTGGGAGGTTTTCCGCGATACTTTGATCGAACAGGCCGAGCAGGGTGTCGATTATTTCACGATCCACGCCGGCGTGCGCCTTGCCTATGTGCCGCTGACGGCGCGGCGCACCACCGGGATTGTCTCGCGCGGCGGCTCGATCATGGCACGCTGGTGCCTGTCGCATCACAAGGAAAGCTTTCTCTACGAGCGCTTCGATGAGATTTGCGACATCATGCGCGCCTATGATGTGTCGTTCTCGCTCGGCGATGGTCTGCGCCCAGGCTCGATTGCCGATGCCAACGACCGGGCGCAATTCGCCGAGCTCGAGACGCTGGGCGAATTGACCCAGATCGCCTGGGCAAAAGGCTGCCAGGTCATGATTGAGGGGCCCGGCCATGTGCCGATGCACAAGATCAAGATCAATATGGAAAAGCAGCTTGAGGAATGCGGCGAAGCCCCCTTCTACACGCTCGGGCCGCTCACCACCGATATTGCGCCGGGCTATGATCATATCACATCGGGCATTGGCGCGGCGATGATCGGATGGTTTGGCTGCGCCATGCTCTGCTATGTGACGCCCAAAGAACATTTGGGCCTGCCGGACCGCGACGATGTGAAGGTTGGGGTCATCACCTATCGGATCGCGGCACATGCCGGCGATCTCGCCAAAGGCCATCCCGCGGCGCAGATCCGCGACGATGCCGTGTCCCGCGCGCGCTTCGATTTCCGCTGGCAGGATCAGTTCAATCTGAGTCTCGACCCCGATACGGCGCGGTTGTTCCACGACGAAACGCTGCCCAAGGACGCGCATAAAACCGCGCATTTCTGTTCGATGTGCGGCCCGCAGTTCTGCTCGATGAAGATCACCCAGGACTTGCGAGACGAGGTCGCGGCGATGGCCGAAGTCGAGAAAGGCATGGCGGAAAAGAGCGCCGAGTTTTTGGAAAAAGGCGGCAAGCTTTACGTGTGA
- a CDS encoding beta-ketoacyl-ACP reductase: MSRIAVVSGGSRGIGAAISKALQAAGHKVAATYAGNDEAAAKFKAETGIAVYKWDVSNYKACAEGLKKVCEDLGPIEILVNNAGITRDIMFHKMTPEQWYEVINTNLNSLFNMTRPVIEGMRERGFGRIVNISSINGQKGQVGQTNYTASKSGDIGFTKSLAQENANKGITVNTICPGYIATDMVKAVPAEVLEKSVLPQIPVRRLGEPEEVARCVLFLVAEESGFITGSTLSVNGGQYMA, from the coding sequence ATGTCCAGGATAGCGGTAGTCAGCGGCGGCTCGCGCGGGATCGGGGCCGCCATCAGCAAGGCGTTGCAAGCGGCTGGACACAAAGTCGCCGCAACCTATGCCGGCAACGATGAAGCTGCCGCGAAGTTCAAGGCCGAGACCGGAATCGCCGTCTATAAATGGGACGTCTCAAACTACAAGGCCTGCGCCGAAGGCCTCAAGAAAGTGTGCGAGGATCTCGGGCCGATCGAGATCCTCGTGAACAACGCGGGGATCACGCGCGACATCATGTTTCATAAGATGACGCCGGAGCAATGGTATGAGGTCATCAACACCAATCTGAATTCGCTGTTCAACATGACCCGGCCGGTCATCGAAGGCATGCGCGAACGCGGTTTCGGGCGGATCGTCAACATCTCCTCCATCAACGGCCAGAAGGGCCAAGTCGGACAGACCAATTACACCGCCTCGAAATCCGGCGACATCGGCTTCACCAAATCGCTCGCCCAGGAAAATGCCAACAAGGGCATCACGGTCAACACGATTTGCCCCGGTTACATCGCAACCGACATGGTGAAGGCCGTGCCGGCGGAAGTGTTGGAAAAATCCGTGCTGCCGCAAATTCCGGTGCGGCGTCTGGGTGAACCCGAAGAGGTGGCCCGCTGCGTTCTGTTCCTCGTTGCCGAAGAGTCGGGCTTCATCACCGGTTCGACGCTCAGCGTCAACGGCGGCCAGTATATGGCGTGA
- a CDS encoding acetyl-CoA C-acyltransferase (Catalyzes the synthesis of acetoacetyl coenzyme A from two molecules of acetyl coenzyme A. It can also act as a thiolase, catalyzing the reverse reaction and generating two-carbon units from the four-carbon product of fatty acid oxidation) — protein sequence MSGDIVIVSAARTAVGSFNGAFGATPAHELGAAVIKAALTRAKVDAAEVDEVILGQVLTANQGQNPARQAAIKAGIPKEKTAWGLNQVCGSGLRAVALGMQQIANGDAKIIVAGGQESMSLSQHGANLRNGTKMGDLKFVDTMIRDGLTDVFNGYHMGQTAENVAAKWQLSREEQDQFAVASQNKAEAAQKEGRFNEEIVPFTISGKKGDVVVAADEYIRAGATLDALAKLKPAFAKEGTVTAGNASGINDGAAVLLLMSAKDASARGLVPLARIASWATAGVDPAVMGTGPIPASRKALEKAGWKVKDLELVEANEAFAAQALAVNKDMGWDPSIVNVNGGAIAIGHPIGASGARVLVTLLHEMQRRGAKKGLATLCIGGGMGIALTVER from the coding sequence ATGTCGGGTGATATTGTTATTGTGAGTGCGGCGCGTACCGCCGTCGGTTCTTTCAACGGCGCCTTTGGCGCGACGCCGGCCCATGAACTCGGCGCCGCCGTGATCAAGGCGGCGCTCACCCGCGCCAAGGTCGATGCCGCCGAGGTGGACGAAGTGATTCTCGGCCAGGTTCTGACCGCCAATCAGGGACAAAATCCGGCGCGTCAGGCCGCGATAAAGGCCGGTATTCCCAAAGAGAAAACCGCCTGGGGCCTTAATCAAGTGTGCGGCTCGGGCTTGCGCGCGGTGGCGCTCGGCATGCAGCAGATCGCCAATGGCGACGCGAAAATCATTGTCGCCGGCGGTCAAGAGAGCATGTCGCTGTCGCAGCACGGCGCCAATTTGCGCAACGGCACCAAGATGGGCGACCTCAAATTCGTCGACACGATGATCCGCGATGGACTGACCGACGTCTTCAACGGTTATCACATGGGCCAGACGGCTGAAAATGTCGCGGCAAAATGGCAGCTCAGCCGTGAAGAGCAGGACCAATTCGCCGTCGCCTCTCAAAACAAAGCTGAGGCTGCGCAAAAAGAGGGACGGTTCAACGAAGAGATCGTACCGTTCACCATCAGCGGCAAAAAGGGCGACGTCGTCGTCGCGGCGGACGAATATATTCGCGCGGGTGCGACACTCGATGCGCTCGCCAAGCTGAAACCGGCCTTTGCCAAGGAAGGCACGGTCACCGCCGGCAATGCGTCAGGCATTAACGACGGCGCGGCGGTGCTGCTCCTGATGAGCGCGAAAGACGCGAGCGCGCGCGGGCTTGTTCCGCTGGCACGCATCGCCTCCTGGGCCACCGCCGGTGTCGATCCCGCGGTGATGGGGACGGGGCCGATTCCAGCGTCCCGCAAGGCGCTCGAGAAAGCCGGCTGGAAAGTCAAGGATCTCGAACTTGTCGAGGCCAATGAAGCATTCGCGGCGCAGGCCTTGGCCGTCAATAAGGACATGGGCTGGGATCCCTCCATCGTTAACGTCAACGGCGGCGCCATTGCGATCGGACATCCGATCGGCGCTTCCGGCGCGCGCGTCCTTGTCACGCTGTTGCATGAGATGCAGCGGCGCGGTGCAAAGAAGGGCCTCGCAACGCTCTGCATCGGTGGCGGCATGGGCATTGCGCTGACCGTCGAGCGTTGA
- the phaR gene encoding polyhydroxyalkanoate synthesis repressor PhaR, whose translation MGKENSPIIIKKYANRRLYNTATSAYITLEDLACIVKKGDDFLVFDAKTGEDITRSVLTQIIFEQEGKNGQSLLPITFLRQLIRFYGDSMQMLVPSYLEFTIGKLTSEQAKFRDKVASNFGAPVAAPLFGSIEEQTRKNMALFNQALTMFNPFGNPLQTSSENSESKPDEKPASEPSDASAEHKSQTDIEEMKRQLDALQKRIETLVLKE comes from the coding sequence ATGGGTAAAGAAAACAGTCCCATTATCATAAAAAAATACGCGAACCGGCGGCTCTACAACACCGCGACGAGCGCGTATATCACGCTTGAGGATCTCGCCTGCATAGTCAAGAAAGGTGACGATTTCCTCGTCTTCGATGCCAAGACTGGCGAAGACATCACACGTTCGGTTTTGACCCAGATCATTTTCGAACAAGAGGGGAAGAACGGGCAAAGTCTTCTGCCGATCACCTTCCTGCGCCAGCTTATTCGTTTTTATGGCGACAGCATGCAAATGCTGGTGCCAAGCTATCTTGAGTTCACCATCGGCAAGCTCACGAGCGAACAAGCCAAGTTCCGCGACAAGGTCGCCAGTAATTTTGGTGCGCCGGTCGCCGCGCCGCTGTTCGGATCGATCGAGGAACAGACCCGCAAGAACATGGCGCTGTTCAATCAAGCGCTCACGATGTTCAATCCGTTTGGCAACCCGCTCCAGACATCGTCGGAAAATTCAGAAAGCAAGCCAGACGAAAAACCAGCCTCCGAGCCTTCGGACGCGAGCGCCGAACATAAATCCCAAACCGATATTGAGGAAATGAAGCGGCAGCTCGATGCCCTGCAAAAACGGATCGAAACGCTCGTCTTGAAAGAATAA
- a CDS encoding cupin has protein sequence MTDPLAGRSADEIIRMLDLSAHPEGGFFRETFRDSRQDSNGRAASTLIYFLLAAGQNSHWHRVDATEVWHFYAGAPLELKISQTGHDLQIHHLGCDLFAGQRPQYVVPVHCWQSAATRGAWTLVGCSVAPGFEFSGFQLARPEWQPGLPE, from the coding sequence ATGACCGATCCTTTGGCTGGCCGGAGCGCGGATGAAATCATCCGCATGCTCGACTTGTCCGCACATCCCGAAGGCGGATTTTTCCGGGAGACCTTTCGCGATTCGAGACAAGATTCGAACGGTCGCGCCGCTTCGACCTTGATCTATTTTCTGCTCGCCGCCGGGCAAAATTCGCATTGGCATAGAGTGGATGCCACCGAGGTCTGGCATTTCTATGCGGGAGCGCCGTTGGAGCTGAAGATTTCGCAAACCGGTCACGACCTGCAGATTCATCATTTAGGGTGCGATCTGTTTGCCGGGCAGCGCCCGCAATATGTCGTGCCGGTGCATTGCTGGCAGAGCGCGGCGACGCGCGGGGCTTGGACCCTTGTCGGATGCAGCGTCGCGCCGGGGTTTGAATTCTCGGGCTTTCAACTTGCGCGGCCGGAGTGGCAGCCGGGTTTGCCCGAATAG
- the gloB gene encoding hydroxyacylglutathione hydrolase: MAAQIYQFLCLADNFGVLVHDPSTQATAAIDAPDAVPILAALAAKEWVLTDILVTHHHFDHVQGIAGLRANFPHVRVTGPAKESAQIGSLDRAVGEGDLVTIGTLEAKVIEVPGHTSGHIAYWFEEENIVFAGDTLFAMGCGRAFEERPAVLFHSLMKLAALPGGTNIYCGHEYTLANARFALSVDPGNRVLKARAEEVARQRKDGNFTLPTTITKELATNPFLRAGNPAIQTELGMIGADPDAVFAELRERKNRA, from the coding sequence ATGGCTGCCCAAATTTACCAGTTTCTTTGCCTTGCCGACAATTTCGGGGTCCTCGTCCATGATCCGAGCACCCAGGCGACGGCGGCGATCGATGCGCCCGACGCGGTGCCCATTCTGGCCGCGCTCGCGGCCAAGGAGTGGGTGCTTACGGATATTCTGGTCACCCATCACCATTTCGATCATGTGCAGGGAATTGCCGGTCTCAGGGCCAATTTTCCGCATGTCCGCGTCACCGGCCCGGCCAAGGAAAGCGCCCAAATCGGCAGTCTCGACCGCGCGGTCGGGGAGGGCGATCTTGTGACCATTGGCACGCTCGAAGCGAAGGTCATTGAAGTTCCTGGTCATACCTCCGGCCATATCGCCTATTGGTTCGAGGAAGAGAATATTGTTTTTGCCGGCGATACATTGTTTGCGATGGGCTGCGGCCGTGCGTTCGAGGAACGCCCCGCGGTGCTGTTTCATTCGCTGATGAAACTGGCCGCGCTTCCCGGCGGCACGAACATCTATTGCGGCCATGAATACACATTGGCGAATGCGCGTTTCGCCTTGAGCGTCGATCCCGGCAACAGGGTCTTGAAGGCGCGCGCGGAAGAAGTCGCCCGCCAGCGCAAGGACGGAAACTTCACCCTGCCGACCACGATTACAAAAGAACTGGCAACGAACCCCTTTCTTCGCGCCGGCAACCCCGCTATCCAAACGGAGCTTGGCATGATCGGCGCAGACCCTGACGCGGTCTTCGCCGAATTGCGCGAACGCAAGAACCGCGCATAG
- a CDS encoding methyltransferase type 11, which yields MSIDVVDLRSFYSSSLGEVARRVIQKIVRERFSNCSGYSILGVGYATPYLEVFREEAVRVLAFMPAEQGVLNWPISGLSSSALVETTAMPLPNSCIDRALVVHALEITEHPRDLLSEVWRILTPGGRVIVVVPCRSGLWARLDRTPFGHGQPYSRAQLGELMRETLFSPTHWSEALYVPPFQRRTLLHSAAFVEEIGTSLSLPWSGVLIVEATKLLYRPVGVRRAATYAVPSLQPVLAPDSGGIAPGICG from the coding sequence ATGTCGATCGATGTTGTTGACCTTCGCTCTTTCTATAGCTCGTCGTTGGGCGAGGTCGCGCGGCGTGTCATTCAAAAGATCGTGCGCGAGCGCTTCTCCAATTGCAGCGGCTATTCGATCCTGGGCGTCGGCTATGCGACCCCCTATCTCGAAGTGTTCCGCGAGGAGGCGGTACGGGTACTGGCCTTCATGCCGGCCGAGCAAGGGGTCCTGAACTGGCCGATTTCGGGCTTGTCTTCATCGGCGCTGGTGGAGACGACGGCAATGCCCTTGCCGAACTCCTGCATAGACCGGGCCCTCGTCGTCCATGCCCTCGAGATCACCGAGCATCCGCGCGACCTTCTCTCCGAGGTCTGGCGGATTTTGACGCCCGGCGGCCGGGTGATAGTGGTCGTGCCGTGCCGCTCCGGTCTCTGGGCGCGTCTCGACCGGACCCCATTCGGCCATGGGCAGCCTTATTCGCGCGCGCAACTCGGTGAACTCATGCGGGAGACGCTGTTTTCGCCAACCCATTGGTCGGAAGCGCTTTACGTCCCCCCTTTTCAACGCCGGACCCTGTTGCATTCGGCTGCCTTCGTCGAGGAGATCGGCACCAGCCTCTCCTTGCCATGGAGCGGCGTTCTGATCGTCGAGGCGACCAAATTGCTGTACCGGCCAGTCGGCGTGCGGCGGGCCGCGACTTATGCGGTCCCGAGCCTGCAACCGGTTCTGGCTCCGGACTCGGGCGGCATCGCGCCCGGAATCTGCGGCTGA
- a CDS encoding phospholipase → MAVTIEGPRVAAKSRAAKQLIVFLHGYGANGNDLIGLAQQWQGLLPDAAFASPNAPEPCPEAPAGRQWFRLTMRDPTERWNGVNRAAPILNAFLDSELDRCGLDDTKLALVGFSQGAMLALHAGLRRERAPAAIIGYSGELVGPEYLDQVGKLRPAAKSPPILLVHGGQDEVISPEALFLSAEALADAGIASQWHLSANLGHGIDGPGLIHGGLFLATCFGLKQAPAVKLRR, encoded by the coding sequence ATGGCGGTTACAATCGAGGGCCCGCGTGTCGCGGCGAAATCGCGCGCGGCAAAGCAGCTGATTGTCTTCCTGCATGGCTACGGCGCCAACGGCAATGACCTGATTGGGCTTGCCCAGCAATGGCAAGGTCTGCTGCCGGATGCAGCTTTTGCCTCGCCCAACGCGCCGGAACCATGTCCTGAAGCGCCCGCGGGCCGGCAATGGTTCCGCTTGACGATGCGGGACCCGACCGAACGCTGGAACGGGGTTAATCGAGCTGCTCCAATCCTCAATGCCTTCCTGGACAGCGAACTTGACCGTTGCGGTCTGGACGATACCAAACTCGCCCTGGTCGGTTTCAGCCAAGGGGCGATGCTTGCCCTTCACGCCGGGCTGCGGCGAGAGCGGGCACCGGCCGCAATCATCGGCTATTCCGGCGAGTTGGTTGGGCCCGAGTATTTGGATCAGGTCGGCAAATTGCGACCGGCCGCCAAATCACCCCCGATACTGCTGGTCCATGGCGGCCAGGACGAAGTCATTTCGCCTGAGGCGCTGTTTCTTTCGGCCGAGGCTTTGGCCGACGCGGGGATTGCTTCCCAATGGCATCTGTCCGCCAATCTCGGGCATGGGATCGATGGGCCAGGCCTCATTCACGGCGGATTGTTCCTCGCCACATGTTTTGGCCTCAAACAAGCTCCCGCCGTCAAACTGCGTCGATAG
- a CDS encoding tRNA glutamyl-Q(34) synthetase GluQRS: MTRTFNRVFRFAPSSNGYLHLGHAYSALLNFEMARASGGRLLLRIEDIDLERCRLEFEKGIYEDLHWLGLSWEMPVRRQSEHFPEYAKALETLTAQGLTYPCFCSRGEIMNAVAGSPNWSRDPDGSPLYPGTCKHLSEEEQRRRISAGRHSALRIDMDAALAKITAPINWREYGPDSRGRDVCAEPFLWGDAVLARKDTPASYHIAAVVDDAIQGVTDVVRGEDLFMATSLHRLLQVLLDLPAPSYHHHGLLRDASGQKLSKSTRAQPLRALRQNGLSPVAVRERLAPALSFAVLQ; encoded by the coding sequence ATGACACGGACTTTTAACCGCGTTTTCCGTTTCGCGCCATCCTCCAATGGCTACCTCCATCTTGGCCACGCCTATTCAGCCCTGTTGAATTTCGAAATGGCGCGCGCGTCGGGCGGACGTTTACTTTTGCGAATCGAGGATATCGACCTCGAACGCTGCCGACTTGAATTCGAAAAGGGGATTTACGAAGATCTCCACTGGCTTGGCCTCTCATGGGAGATGCCGGTCCGTCGCCAATCCGAGCATTTTCCCGAATATGCGAAGGCCCTCGAAACCCTAACCGCGCAGGGCCTGACCTACCCATGCTTTTGTTCGCGCGGCGAAATCATGAATGCCGTGGCCGGGTCCCCGAATTGGTCCCGGGATCCGGATGGTTCTCCGCTTTATCCGGGAACCTGCAAACATCTTTCGGAGGAAGAACAGCGACGGCGCATTTCCGCCGGACGCCACAGCGCTCTTCGAATCGACATGGACGCGGCCCTCGCGAAAATCACGGCCCCGATCAATTGGCGCGAATATGGGCCCGATTCACGCGGACGTGATGTCTGCGCCGAACCATTTCTTTGGGGCGACGCGGTCCTTGCCCGCAAGGATACGCCTGCGAGCTATCACATTGCCGCCGTGGTCGATGATGCGATCCAGGGTGTGACCGATGTTGTAAGAGGCGAAGATCTGTTTATGGCCACGAGCCTGCATCGTCTGTTGCAGGTCCTGCTCGATCTTCCGGCGCCGTCCTATCACCATCATGGGCTCTTGCGCGATGCTTCCGGACAAAAATTGTCGAAAAGCACCCGCGCCCAACCGCTGAGGGCCTTGCGCCAAAACGGGCTTTCTCCGGTTGCTGTGCGCGAACGTCTGGCCCCCGCCTTGAGCTTCGCCGTCCTGCAATAA